The proteins below are encoded in one region of Juglans microcarpa x Juglans regia isolate MS1-56 chromosome 4D, Jm3101_v1.0, whole genome shotgun sequence:
- the LOC121260697 gene encoding growth-regulating factor 6-like isoform X1: protein MDFGVVGFDGLMGSDNGFSSLASDPETKQKWYGAGFLKQQRSGTSEDDWRSSKLVKTDDYSASKAVLLHQKNALLRSNCTLFSDGQQQQQMLSFSSPKSEVLVEKNFQNAPLPNFHHALSAYSRNTGYSSGSLDGASAHGVLPGSRGPFTPSQWMELEHQALIYKYITANMPVPSNLLIPIRKALDSAGFSSFPGGLLRANTLGWSSFHLGFSNNTDPEPGRCRRTDGKKWRCSRDAVADQKYCERHMNRGRHRSRKPVEGQIGHAITGTTTPSTNSKLMPIASSPSASAAVVPSGGGAANGLTSAHQQLKNLQHDVSGPSVASTINSRMFINKDNMGERMQDQPGLSMLSPSIDLKPKENSFMIQKQQISYEEPSRNVFGLVTSDSLLNPSHRSPSLVNCSSQEVSDGGTDSQQALRHFIDDWPKSQCDRSAISWPEIGMQPDRTQLSISIPLASPGFVSSSSSPTGEKLTLSPLRLSHELDSVRMGLGVGSVLNEPSPRQASWIPISWEASMGGPLGEVLHHSNGANDCKNPSALNLMTGGWDNGPPIGSSPTGVLQKTTFGSLSNSSAGSSPRAENHKTLEGASQCNDLLGSTLNSSSLPAV, encoded by the exons ATGGATTTCGGGGTGGTGGGTTTTGATGGGTTAATGGGTTCAGACAATGgtttttcttctcttgcttCAGATCCTGAGACAAAACAGAAGTGGTACGGAGCTGGATTCCTCAAGCAGCAGAGATCTGGCACCTCTGAAGATGACTGGAGGAGCTCAAAGCTGGTCAAGACTGATGACTACTCTGCCTCCAAGGCGGTGCTGCTTCACCAGAAAAATGCTCTACTGAGATCTAATTGCACCCTATTCTCTGATGGTCAGCAACAACAGCAAATGCTGAGCTTCTCCTCTCCCAAATCAGAAGTTCTTGTGGAAAAAAATTTTCAGAATGCCCCATTACCTAACTTTCACCACGCATTATCTGCATACAGTAGAAATACAG gcTATAGCTCAGGAAGCCTGGATGGCGCAAGCGCGCATGGTGTTTTACCGGGATCGCGAGGGCCATTTACTCCATCTCAATGGATGGAGCTAGAACACCAGGCCTTGATCTACAAATACATAACTGCAAATATGCCTGTACCATCTAACCTTCTCATTCCCATCAGAAAAGCCCTTGATTCTGCCGGGTTCTCTAGCTTTCCAGGGGGGCTTCTGAGAGCCAATacat TGGGATGGAGTTCTTTCCATTTGGGATTCTCCAACAATACCGATCCTGAGCCCGGAAGGTGTCGAAGGACCGATGGGAAGAAATGGCGATGCTCAAGAGATGCCGTTGCTGATCAAAAATATTGTGAACGGCACATGAACAGGGGCCGCCATCGTTCAAGAAAGCCTGTGGAAGGCCAAATCGGCCACGCCATCACCGGGACCACCACCCCCAGCACCAACTCGAAGCTGATGCCTATTGCTTCATCCCCCTCAGCATCTGCAGCGGTGGTACCCAGTGGCGGCGGTGCGGCCAATGGCCTCACCTCTGCACACCAACAACTTAAGAACCTGCAGCATGATGTATCTGGTCCTTCTGTGGCCAGCACCATCAACAG CAGGATGTTTATCAACAAAGACAATATGGGTGAAAGAATGCAAGATCAACCCGGCCTCTCGATGCTATCTCCTTCCATTGACCTGAAACCTAAAGAAAACTCTTTCATGATTCAAAAACagcaaatttcatatgaagaaCCCTCAAGAAATGTGTTTGGGCTAGTCACTTCTGATTCCTTGCTCAACCCTTCACATAGAAGCCCAAGTTTAGTGAACTGTTCTTCGCAAGAGGTCAGTGATGGAGGAACTGATTCACAACAAGCACTTCGCCATTTCATTGATGACTGGCCTAAATCCCAATGTGATCGCTCAGCTATTTCCTGGCCTGAGATTGGGATGCAACCAGACAGGACCCAGCTATCGATCTCTATCCCCTTGGCTTCCCCGGGCTTTGtatcctcctcttcttctccaacTGGTGAGAAACTTACCCTTTCGCCACTCAGACTGTCACATGAGTTGGACTCAGTAAGGATGGGCTTGGGAGTGGGTAGTGTCCTTAATGAACCAAGCCCAAGGCAAGCAAGTTGGATACCAATCTCATGGGAAGCATCTATGGGTGGTCCCCTTGGAGAGGTTTTGCATCATAGTAATGGTGCAAATGACTGCAAGAACCCATCCGCTCTTAACCTTATGACTGGGGGCTGGGACAATGGCCCCCCTATTGGATCATCTCCAACTGGGGTCTTACAGAAGACCACTTTTGGGTCTCTTTCTAACAGCAGTGCAGGGAGCAGCCCGAGAGCTGAGAATCACAAGACACTTGAAGGGGCAAGCCAGTGCAATGACCTCCTTGGCTCGACTCTGAATTCCTCGTCCTTGCCTGCCGTGTAG
- the LOC121260697 gene encoding growth-regulating factor 6-like isoform X2, with product MDFGVVGFDGLMGSDNGFSSLASDPETKQKWYGAGFLKQQRSGTSEDDWRSSKLVKTDDYSASKAVLLHQKNALLRSNCTLFSDGQQQQQMLSFSSPKSEVLVEKNFQNAPLPNFHHALSAYSRNTGYSSGSLDGASAHGVLPGSRGPFTPSQWMELEHQALIYKYITANMPVPSNLLIPIRKALDSAGFSSFPGGLLRANTLGWSSFHLGFSNNTDPEPGRCRRTDGKKWRCSRDAVADQKYCERHMNRGRHRSRKPVEGQIGHAITGTTTPSTNSKLMPIASSPSASAAVVPSGGGAANGLTSAHQQLKNLQHDVSGPSVASTINRMFINKDNMGERMQDQPGLSMLSPSIDLKPKENSFMIQKQQISYEEPSRNVFGLVTSDSLLNPSHRSPSLVNCSSQEVSDGGTDSQQALRHFIDDWPKSQCDRSAISWPEIGMQPDRTQLSISIPLASPGFVSSSSSPTGEKLTLSPLRLSHELDSVRMGLGVGSVLNEPSPRQASWIPISWEASMGGPLGEVLHHSNGANDCKNPSALNLMTGGWDNGPPIGSSPTGVLQKTTFGSLSNSSAGSSPRAENHKTLEGASQCNDLLGSTLNSSSLPAV from the exons ATGGATTTCGGGGTGGTGGGTTTTGATGGGTTAATGGGTTCAGACAATGgtttttcttctcttgcttCAGATCCTGAGACAAAACAGAAGTGGTACGGAGCTGGATTCCTCAAGCAGCAGAGATCTGGCACCTCTGAAGATGACTGGAGGAGCTCAAAGCTGGTCAAGACTGATGACTACTCTGCCTCCAAGGCGGTGCTGCTTCACCAGAAAAATGCTCTACTGAGATCTAATTGCACCCTATTCTCTGATGGTCAGCAACAACAGCAAATGCTGAGCTTCTCCTCTCCCAAATCAGAAGTTCTTGTGGAAAAAAATTTTCAGAATGCCCCATTACCTAACTTTCACCACGCATTATCTGCATACAGTAGAAATACAG gcTATAGCTCAGGAAGCCTGGATGGCGCAAGCGCGCATGGTGTTTTACCGGGATCGCGAGGGCCATTTACTCCATCTCAATGGATGGAGCTAGAACACCAGGCCTTGATCTACAAATACATAACTGCAAATATGCCTGTACCATCTAACCTTCTCATTCCCATCAGAAAAGCCCTTGATTCTGCCGGGTTCTCTAGCTTTCCAGGGGGGCTTCTGAGAGCCAATacat TGGGATGGAGTTCTTTCCATTTGGGATTCTCCAACAATACCGATCCTGAGCCCGGAAGGTGTCGAAGGACCGATGGGAAGAAATGGCGATGCTCAAGAGATGCCGTTGCTGATCAAAAATATTGTGAACGGCACATGAACAGGGGCCGCCATCGTTCAAGAAAGCCTGTGGAAGGCCAAATCGGCCACGCCATCACCGGGACCACCACCCCCAGCACCAACTCGAAGCTGATGCCTATTGCTTCATCCCCCTCAGCATCTGCAGCGGTGGTACCCAGTGGCGGCGGTGCGGCCAATGGCCTCACCTCTGCACACCAACAACTTAAGAACCTGCAGCATGATGTATCTGGTCCTTCTGTGGCCAGCACCATCAACAG GATGTTTATCAACAAAGACAATATGGGTGAAAGAATGCAAGATCAACCCGGCCTCTCGATGCTATCTCCTTCCATTGACCTGAAACCTAAAGAAAACTCTTTCATGATTCAAAAACagcaaatttcatatgaagaaCCCTCAAGAAATGTGTTTGGGCTAGTCACTTCTGATTCCTTGCTCAACCCTTCACATAGAAGCCCAAGTTTAGTGAACTGTTCTTCGCAAGAGGTCAGTGATGGAGGAACTGATTCACAACAAGCACTTCGCCATTTCATTGATGACTGGCCTAAATCCCAATGTGATCGCTCAGCTATTTCCTGGCCTGAGATTGGGATGCAACCAGACAGGACCCAGCTATCGATCTCTATCCCCTTGGCTTCCCCGGGCTTTGtatcctcctcttcttctccaacTGGTGAGAAACTTACCCTTTCGCCACTCAGACTGTCACATGAGTTGGACTCAGTAAGGATGGGCTTGGGAGTGGGTAGTGTCCTTAATGAACCAAGCCCAAGGCAAGCAAGTTGGATACCAATCTCATGGGAAGCATCTATGGGTGGTCCCCTTGGAGAGGTTTTGCATCATAGTAATGGTGCAAATGACTGCAAGAACCCATCCGCTCTTAACCTTATGACTGGGGGCTGGGACAATGGCCCCCCTATTGGATCATCTCCAACTGGGGTCTTACAGAAGACCACTTTTGGGTCTCTTTCTAACAGCAGTGCAGGGAGCAGCCCGAGAGCTGAGAATCACAAGACACTTGAAGGGGCAAGCCAGTGCAATGACCTCCTTGGCTCGACTCTGAATTCCTCGTCCTTGCCTGCCGTGTAG